From a region of the Babylonia areolata isolate BAREFJ2019XMU chromosome 21, ASM4173473v1, whole genome shotgun sequence genome:
- the LOC143295927 gene encoding superoxide dismutase [Cu-Zn]-like — protein MAKAVCVMAGSADVTGMLLLTQESQKKATTVTGEVTGLTPGNHGFHVHEYGDLTNGCVTAGAHFNPSSKKPHHGAPTDEIRHAGDLGNITADDNGVAKIHITDSQIPLFGPNSVVGRCLVVHANEDDLGKGGDEESLKTGNAGPRLACGIIGICKN, from the exons ATGGCaaaggcagtgtgtgtgatggctggctcTGCTGATGTTACAGGAATGCTGTTGTTAACACAG GAAAGTCAAAAGAAGGCGACCACCGTGACAGGTGAAGTGACAGGACTGACACCAGGCAATCATGGTTTTCACGTGCACGAGTACGGAGACCTGACAAATG GGTGTGTGACAGCCGGGGCCCATTTCAACCCCTCGTCGAAGAAGCCACATCACGGAGCCCCGACGGACGAGATCAG ACATGCTGGTGACCTGGGGAACATTACTGCAGATGACAACGGCGTGGCCAAAATCCACATCACGGATTCTCAGATCCCTCTGTTCGGACCCAACTCTGTCGTTGGGAGGTGTCTGGTG GTTCACGCGAACGAGGACGACCTGGGCAAAGGGGGGGACGAGGAAAGCCTGAAGACCGGCAACGCAGGGCCGCGCCTGGCCTGTGGAATCATCGGCATCTGCAAGAACTGA